In Penaeus monodon isolate SGIC_2016 chromosome 43, NSTDA_Pmon_1, whole genome shotgun sequence, one DNA window encodes the following:
- the LOC119568049 gene encoding uncharacterized protein LOC119568049, translating into MKALSLCLLVVVVGSCAGQSIQQLLDSIGINNPTTVEEIRSIFNVNNQHNVVSCLVNGVAVDASRPCDARTNTFRSLLTQLDRNNYNCNCPEQSQVDAITNLIKHSLDTGNCNTVKNALQLQNLRC; encoded by the exons AT GAAAGCTTTGTCCTTGTGTCTCCTCGTGGTGGTCGTTGGGTCGTGCGCGGGCCAGAGTATCCAGCAGCTGCTCGACAGCATCGGCATCAACAACCCCACAACCGTAGAGGAAATCAGAAGCATCTTCAATGTTAATAACCAACACAATGTAGTATCCTGCCTGGTCAATGGCGTGGCTGTCGACGCTTCACGACCGTGCGATGCAAGGACAAACACCTTCAGGA GCCTGTTGACGCAACTTGACAGAAACAACTACAACTGCAACTGCCCGGAGCAAAGCCAGGTCGATGCCATTACCAATCTCATCAAACATAGCCTTGATACAGGAAATTGCAATACCGTGAAGAACGCGTTGCAACTGCAAAACTTACGCTGCTAA
- the LOC119568185 gene encoding uncharacterized protein LOC119568185: MKALSLCLLVVVVGSCAGQSIQQLLDSIGINNPTAVEEIRSILSKNNQHNVVSCLINGVAVDASRPCDARTDAFRSE, encoded by the exons AT GAAAGCTTTGTCCTTGTGTCTCCTCGTGGTGGTCGTTGGGTCGTGCGCGGGCCAGAGTATCCAGCAGCTACTCGACAGCATCGGCATCAACAACCCCACAGCCGTAGAGGAAATCAGAAGCATCTTATCTAAAAATAACCAACACAATGTAGTATCCTGCCTGATCAATGGCGTGGCTGTCGACGCTTCACGACCGTGCGATGCAAGGACAGACGCCTTCAGGAGTGAGTAA